The Halomonas sp. HAL1 genome segment AGCGCTGGTTATAAAGTAACAGCAGAGCAGGCGTGAGTTAAGCTTAACGCTCTAACTTCTCAAGCTTACCGGGCTTGCCGTCCCACTCTTCGGCGTCAGGCAGCGGATCCTTCCTTTCGGCAATATTGGGCCATACTTCTGACATTTCAGCGTTAATCTCAATAAACGCCTCTTGCCCATCTGGCAGCTCATCCTCTGAGAATATCGCCTCAGCGGGGCATTCTGGTTCACACAGTGCGCAGTCAATACACTCGTCAGGATGAATGACCAGGAAATTCGGGCCCTCGTAGAAACAGTCGACCGGGCAGACTTCCACACAGTCGGTGTATTTGCACTGGATGCAGTTCTCGGTAACGACAAACGTCATCTTGCTATCCCTCTTGCAGGGCCAGGTAGCTCCTGGCCATGGTCAATCGTGAATGGTTATAAATCAGCCGTTTTTTATAAGCTAAAAGTTTGAGCGACATTCTAGTGGTGCGCCTACCTGGCGGCAAGCGCCTTATGATTCCAGTTGGTAGCAATGCCAGTACAGGTTTCCGCGAGGGCGCTGTAAACCCGTCCGTGGGCGCTACTTTCGACATCTGACCGCCATGGATGGCGGAAATGCCGGAATTGTCGGGAACATTTTCCGGCCCTGTCGAAAGACCCTCGCTTCAACCTGCCCTGGCACCTGAATCTCACTTATCGCCTTTCATTCTATAAGCACCATTAGATCAGGTCTCGCCACTGATACAACAGCGATAGCGCTTCCCGCGGCGTTAAACCATCCATATCGACATTTTCCAATGCCTCCACCACCGGGTGCGGTGCGGCTGCAAACAGGTCGTTTTGCTGGGGAGCCGTTCGCGGCGCTTGCGCTGTGTTATCTACATCGCGCTGCTCCAGGCTCATCAGCTTCTCACGGGCCCGTTTAATCACATGACCAGGTACGCCCGCTAATTGAGCGACCTGCAAACCGTAACTCTGGCTAGCCGGGCCTGCTTCAATGCGGTGCATGAACACGATGCTGTCGCCATGCTCGGTCGCCGTCAGGTGTATGTTGGCCACGCCCTCCATATGTTCGGGTAAGGCGGTCATCTCAAAATAGTGGGTGGCAAACAGCGTTAGCGCGCGCCCTTTGGCAAGATATTCCGCACTCGCCCAGGCCAGCGATAACCCGTCAAAGGTGCTAGTGCCGCGGCCAATTTCATCCATCAAAATCAAGCTTTGCTGGGTGGCATTGTGCAAAATATTGGCCGTTTCGGTCATCTCGACCATAAAGGTGGAGCGTCCGCCTGCCAGATCATCCGACGAGCCAATGCGGGTAAATATCCGATCCAGCGGACCGATCTCGGCGGCATCGGCGGGCACAAAGCTGCCGCAGTGGGCGAGCAGAGCAATTAGCGCTGTTTGCCGCATATAGGTCGATTTACCACCCATATTAGGCCCGGTAATAATCAGCATATGCTGGTCGGGGTTAAGCGTAACGTCATTGGGCACAAAGGGCGTTTCGCTAACCTGTTCAACCACAGGGTGCCGCCCCGCCTCGATACGAATGCCTGTGGCCTCGCTCAGCGTCGGGCGCACCCAGCTCAACGCCTCGGCGCGT includes the following:
- the fdxA gene encoding ferredoxin FdxA — protein: MTFVVTENCIQCKYTDCVEVCPVDCFYEGPNFLVIHPDECIDCALCEPECPAEAIFSEDELPDGQEAFIEINAEMSEVWPNIAERKDPLPDAEEWDGKPGKLEKLER